Proteins found in one Paenibacillus borealis genomic segment:
- the rhaM gene encoding L-rhamnose mutarotase — protein MIRKASVMHVYPHAYEEYKRRHDELWPEMAEELKNHGAHNYSIFLDEETGSLFAYVEIEDEDRWDRMSQTEICRKWWVYMEPLMETNPDNSPVSRNLKDVFYLK, from the coding sequence GTGATTAGAAAAGCGAGTGTTATGCATGTTTATCCCCATGCTTACGAGGAGTACAAACGCCGTCATGATGAGCTGTGGCCGGAGATGGCTGAAGAGCTGAAGAACCATGGCGCACACAACTACTCTATCTTTCTGGACGAAGAAACGGGCAGCCTGTTTGCTTACGTAGAGATTGAGGACGAAGACCGGTGGGATCGGATGTCGCAGACGGAGATTTGCCGGAAGTGGTGGGTATATATGGAGCCGCTGATGGAGACCAATCCGGATAACAGCCCGGTGTCCAGGAACCTGAAGGACGTATTCTACTTAAAATAA
- a CDS encoding MFS transporter — MKLSKEEKSWILYDCGNSAYSMAVTTALLPIIFGMFTTVGSSMDLGYFNSIASILVAVLSPILGTIADYKDRKKRFFIFFAALGVLATASLAFVSPDSGQWQLLIAFYILSAVGFAGSNIFYDSFLVDITDDERMDKVSTRGFAFGYIFSCIPFGISLLLIFMMGMDKAIGYQIGFIITALWWGLLTVPMIRDVKQRYYIEPEPKPVANSFRRLAVTFSNIRQHKIVFVFLLAYFFYIDGVDTIIKMVVPYATSVLGADSLDTFTLLGILLIIQIIAFPCAILYGNLAKTYSARTMIIAGIFTYIISCIAAFFITSVWHIFILGALIGSAQGGIQALSRSYFAKIIPKENSNEFFGFYNIFGKFAAILGPALMALTTTLTGNASYSILSIIPLFLIGFFIFITLPKGN; from the coding sequence ATGAAGCTGAGTAAAGAGGAGAAATCATGGATTCTGTATGACTGCGGGAATTCTGCCTATTCGATGGCGGTGACCACAGCGCTTTTGCCCATTATCTTCGGGATGTTCACGACTGTGGGCAGCAGTATGGATTTGGGCTATTTCAATTCCATTGCCAGTATTCTGGTGGCGGTGTTAAGTCCCATCCTGGGGACAATTGCCGATTACAAGGACCGGAAGAAGCGCTTCTTTATTTTCTTTGCTGCGCTTGGCGTACTGGCTACAGCCTCTCTGGCTTTTGTTTCACCGGATAGCGGGCAGTGGCAGCTGCTGATTGCCTTTTATATTTTATCAGCGGTCGGATTTGCCGGGTCCAATATCTTCTACGACTCCTTCCTGGTAGATATTACGGACGACGAACGGATGGATAAGGTCTCCACGAGAGGGTTTGCGTTCGGCTATATCTTCAGCTGCATTCCGTTCGGAATCAGCCTGCTGCTGATCTTCATGATGGGGATGGACAAGGCCATCGGGTACCAGATCGGGTTCATCATTACGGCGCTTTGGTGGGGACTGCTCACTGTGCCGATGATTAGGGACGTGAAGCAGAGATACTATATTGAGCCAGAGCCTAAGCCGGTTGCGAACAGTTTCCGGAGACTGGCCGTAACCTTCAGCAATATCCGCCAGCACAAAATTGTCTTTGTATTTCTCCTTGCGTATTTCTTCTATATTGACGGGGTAGATACCATTATCAAAATGGTTGTTCCGTATGCCACCTCCGTGCTGGGCGCGGATTCTTTGGATACCTTTACGCTGCTGGGGATTCTGCTTATTATCCAGATTATTGCGTTCCCCTGCGCGATCCTCTACGGGAATCTGGCCAAAACCTATTCCGCCCGTACAATGATCATTGCCGGGATTTTCACCTACATCATCTCCTGTATTGCAGCTTTCTTCATCACTTCCGTGTGGCATATCTTTATTCTGGGTGCGCTGATTGGTTCGGCCCAGGGCGGGATTCAGGCGCTTAGCCGGTCGTATTTCGCCAAAATCATACCAAAGGAGAATTCCAATGAATTCTTCGGATTCTATAACATCTTTGGCAAGTTCGCGGCGATACTCGGCCCTGCACTGATGGCACTGACAACTACACTAACCGGCAATGCCAGCTATAGTATTTTATCGATTATTCCGCTGTTTCTGATTGGCTTCTTCATCTTTATAACTCTGCCTAAGGGGAACTGA
- a CDS encoding ABC transporter permease, which yields MEAIGKHFFSDMSVMLGRSMRHIIRSMDTIITVTITPIAMLLLFVYVFGGAIQTGTENYVNYLLPGILLIAIASGIAYTAYRLFMDMQSGIFERFHSMPIARSAALWGHVLTSLVSNAISVAVIILVALIMGFRSPAGVLSWLAVAGILALFTLALTWIAAIAGLSAKSVDGAGAFSYPLIFLPFISSAFVPTETMPRAVRAFAENQPVTSIVETMRALLAGQPAGHDIWAALAWCLGILIVAYLFAMRVYKRKAA from the coding sequence ATGGAAGCGATAGGAAAGCACTTTTTCAGCGATATGAGCGTTATGCTTGGACGTTCCATGCGCCATATTATCCGCAGCATGGATACCATTATCACGGTCACCATCACTCCGATCGCCATGCTGCTGCTGTTCGTTTATGTATTCGGCGGTGCAATTCAGACCGGCACCGAGAACTATGTGAATTATCTGCTGCCCGGCATCCTCTTGATCGCCATTGCAAGCGGCATTGCCTATACGGCTTACCGTCTGTTTATGGATATGCAGAGCGGTATCTTCGAACGGTTCCACTCCATGCCGATTGCGCGTTCGGCGGCGCTCTGGGGTCATGTGCTGACCTCACTCGTGTCCAATGCAATATCGGTTGCCGTAATCATTCTCGTAGCGCTTATTATGGGCTTCCGCTCTCCTGCCGGAGTATTATCATGGCTTGCCGTGGCCGGTATACTCGCGCTGTTTACGCTGGCCTTGACCTGGATCGCCGCAATTGCCGGATTGTCCGCCAAATCGGTGGACGGCGCAGGCGCGTTTTCCTACCCGCTAATCTTCCTTCCCTTCATCAGCTCCGCGTTTGTGCCTACAGAAACGATGCCGCGGGCTGTCCGCGCCTTTGCCGAGAATCAGCCAGTGACTTCCATAGTGGAAACTATGCGCGCCCTGCTGGCGGGGCAGCCTGCCGGACATGACATTTGGGCTGCACTTGCCTGGTGCCTGGGGATACTGATAGTTGCCTATCTGTTTGCGATGCGCGTGTATAAACGGAAGGCGGCGTGA
- a CDS encoding rhamnogalacturonan acetylesterase, translated as MMFSYSFVPAPECQYDMEQGYGFAAATEGSKNEDLKDSWPGEYFSPAVPTLLMDVPNGNYTVTLEIGSADSSAVTTIREGLGRIRLLEVKTGPGQITTRTFAVHVEDGTLKLAFGGAAPAVQKVMASRVSTIPTLFLAGDSTMTDQASGQFPYTGWGQMIGLYLGEGIAIANHARSGRSARTFIQESRLLRIAKRLRKGDFLLIQFAHNDEKETEEGSGPFTTYQQYLKQYIDLARSAGAYPVLVAPMHRRFFAEDGAIRNTHGDYIEAMRQLAVREAVPFVDLASLSKTYFEELGEARSRQVFLWAEPGQYANLPEGAADNTHFSEAGAIEIARLAAIGIQQAEADKLAQHLISNIGGSLI; from the coding sequence ATGATGTTCAGCTATTCGTTTGTACCCGCACCAGAATGTCAGTATGACATGGAACAAGGTTATGGTTTCGCCGCAGCAACGGAAGGCTCGAAGAATGAGGACTTGAAGGATTCATGGCCTGGAGAGTATTTCTCTCCTGCGGTGCCGACGCTGCTGATGGATGTGCCAAACGGCAACTACACCGTTACGCTGGAGATTGGTTCAGCGGACAGCTCCGCTGTTACCACAATAAGAGAAGGACTGGGCCGGATCAGACTGCTTGAGGTGAAGACCGGACCCGGGCAGATTACAACCCGTACATTCGCCGTGCATGTCGAGGACGGTACACTCAAGCTGGCTTTCGGAGGTGCGGCTCCCGCCGTGCAGAAAGTGATGGCCAGCAGGGTAAGCACTATCCCTACTTTATTTCTTGCCGGAGATTCTACCATGACCGATCAAGCCTCCGGGCAATTCCCCTATACAGGCTGGGGCCAGATGATCGGATTATATCTGGGTGAAGGCATTGCTATTGCTAATCATGCGCGTTCCGGCAGAAGCGCCAGAACTTTCATTCAGGAGAGCCGTCTGCTGCGGATCGCCAAAAGACTGCGGAAGGGTGACTTCCTGCTTATCCAGTTTGCCCACAACGATGAGAAGGAAACGGAAGAAGGTTCGGGTCCGTTCACGACGTATCAGCAATACCTGAAGCAATATATTGATCTTGCGCGGTCAGCCGGAGCGTATCCTGTGCTTGTAGCGCCTATGCACCGGCGGTTCTTTGCGGAGGACGGGGCCATCCGGAATACCCACGGTGATTATATCGAAGCTATGAGGCAGCTTGCCGTGCGTGAAGCTGTGCCTTTCGTAGATCTTGCTTCACTCAGCAAAACATACTTTGAGGAGCTTGGTGAAGCGCGTTCCAGGCAGGTATTTCTGTGGGCGGAACCGGGACAATATGCTAACCTCCCTGAGGGCGCAGCGGATAATACACATTTCTCGGAAGCAGGAGCCATTGAGATTGCCAGACTGGCGGCGATTGGGATACAGCAGGCAGAGGCGGACAAGCTCGCGCAGCATCTGATCAGCAATATAGGGGGTTCCCTGATTTAA
- a CDS encoding O-methyltransferase, which yields MKEQNKWSKVDAYFNDKLLAADPVLDAVLDANTGAGLPAIDVAPNQGKLLYLLAKMKGAANILEIGTLGGYSTIWLARALPEAGRLVSLEFEHHHVVVAEDNLRLAGLADKTDVIEGPALETLATLEARGYGPFDFIFIDADKPNNPHYLKWALKLARPGAVIVADNVVRDGEVIQAHSTDDRVQGIRQFIDLLSAEPRIEATALQTVGSKGYDGFVLGIVTA from the coding sequence ATGAAAGAACAGAACAAATGGAGTAAGGTTGATGCGTATTTCAATGACAAGCTGCTGGCGGCAGATCCGGTGCTGGACGCTGTGCTGGATGCAAACACAGGCGCCGGATTGCCGGCAATTGATGTCGCTCCGAATCAGGGGAAGCTGCTCTACCTTCTGGCCAAGATGAAAGGAGCAGCTAACATTCTGGAGATCGGTACGCTGGGCGGCTACAGCACCATATGGCTGGCCAGGGCATTACCGGAAGCAGGAAGGCTGGTGTCACTTGAATTCGAGCATCACCATGTGGTCGTGGCTGAGGATAATCTGAGACTTGCGGGGCTGGCAGATAAAACCGATGTGATTGAAGGTCCGGCACTTGAGACGCTGGCTACGCTTGAAGCCCGGGGTTATGGGCCGTTTGACTTCATCTTTATTGACGCTGACAAGCCGAACAATCCTCATTATCTGAAATGGGCGTTGAAGCTGGCCCGGCCGGGAGCAGTCATTGTGGCCGATAACGTGGTGCGTGATGGTGAGGTCATTCAAGCGCATAGTACAGATGACCGCGTACAAGGCATCCGCCAGTTTATAGACCTGCTCTCCGCCGAGCCGCGGATAGAAGCCACCGCACTGCAGACGGTAGGCAGCAAGGGGTACGACGGCTTCGTGCTTGGCATTGTCACTGCATGA
- a CDS encoding alkaline phosphatase family protein, giving the protein MELTTPRAPLAKHLIVISYDAFSEDNWELASRLPNLSKLIKQGAHSNRLRSVYPTLTYVVHTTIATGVYPDKHGIHHNNPLQPFVKEEDQRWFWFREAVKAPTIYDAARKAGLSTAGLLWPVSGKSSIRYNIPEIRALKGENQALKVLRSGSPAYCIRMELKYGRIRQGIAQPYLDDFTTKCAVDTIKRNKPNLLMMHLIDLDDAKHLYGTDSDEVKEVILRMDNRLGEIIQAVDDAGIRQDTVIMVLGDHGQFNVRYKVHLNKLLQAKGLIYEEGGQQKWRAYFQCGGGSAYLHIRPGDEEAERLALSAVEEYMQNDTSGIESVYDRETLDRLHASHSTRIMLEAKRGYCFDESLEEQLVVDLQAHGVRYATHGYSPDTSGYRCNIVISGGAIKQDYSIGDIEMVDIAPTMGRILGVDFGHGDGRVLEEIARE; this is encoded by the coding sequence ATGGAACTGACAACGCCTCGCGCTCCATTAGCTAAACATCTGATTGTCATTTCCTATGATGCCTTCTCGGAGGACAACTGGGAACTGGCCAGCCGATTGCCCAATTTATCCAAACTGATTAAGCAGGGTGCCCACAGCAACCGTTTGCGGAGTGTATATCCCACCCTCACGTATGTGGTTCATACCACCATAGCCACCGGCGTTTATCCGGACAAGCACGGTATTCACCACAATAACCCGCTGCAGCCGTTCGTGAAGGAGGAGGATCAGCGCTGGTTCTGGTTCCGGGAGGCGGTCAAGGCTCCGACAATTTATGATGCTGCACGTAAGGCAGGGTTGAGTACTGCGGGACTTCTCTGGCCGGTATCCGGCAAGTCTTCGATCAGGTACAATATCCCGGAGATCAGGGCGCTAAAGGGCGAGAATCAGGCACTTAAGGTGCTTAGAAGCGGCAGCCCCGCCTACTGCATCCGGATGGAATTGAAATACGGACGGATCAGGCAGGGGATTGCCCAGCCGTATCTGGATGATTTTACAACCAAGTGTGCCGTGGATACGATCAAGCGCAATAAGCCGAATCTGCTCATGATGCATCTGATCGACCTGGATGATGCCAAACATCTGTATGGAACAGACAGCGATGAGGTGAAGGAGGTCATCCTGCGTATGGATAACCGGCTGGGTGAGATCATTCAGGCCGTGGACGATGCCGGGATCAGGCAGGATACGGTGATTATGGTGCTCGGAGACCATGGTCAGTTCAATGTGCGCTACAAAGTTCATTTGAACAAGCTTTTGCAGGCAAAGGGTCTGATCTATGAAGAGGGCGGACAGCAGAAATGGCGTGCGTATTTCCAGTGCGGCGGAGGCTCGGCGTACCTGCACATCCGGCCGGGAGACGAAGAAGCAGAGCGGCTTGCGCTGTCAGCCGTTGAAGAATATATGCAGAATGACACGTCAGGAATTGAAAGCGTATACGACAGAGAGACGTTAGACCGTCTTCATGCCAGCCATTCCACAAGAATAATGCTGGAAGCGAAGCGCGGATATTGCTTTGATGAGAGTCTGGAGGAACAGCTGGTAGTCGATTTGCAGGCACATGGCGTTCGTTATGCTACGCATGGTTATTCTCCTGACACAAGCGGCTACCGGTGCAATATCGTCATCTCCGGCGGCGCAATTAAGCAGGATTATTCCATTGGCGACATCGAGATGGTCGATATTGCCCCGACGATGGGAAGAATTCTGGGAGTTGATTTCGGGCATGGGGACGGGAGAGTCCTTGAAGAGATTGCCCGGGAGTAA